In Methanobacterium petrolearium, the DNA window CCCACATGATCTGAGCTATGGTTTCCGGGAATTCACCATGTTCCTGATAGTAGTCCTTCAGTTGTAAATCAACGATCTTTTTAGCAGCTTCCCAGGCAGCTTTACTGGGCATTCTGGTGGTGTCAAGAGAATATATATTGGTACCTGTGGGCAAAACATCGGAATATGATGGATCTGCAGAAAGACCTGGTATTATGTATCCTCCACTTAAAGCGTTCATTATTGATTCCCATTCCATGTTGGTCATCAGATCAGAAATGGTTTCCACACAGAATTGGAGATTGATGTAAAGAACACTGGTGTTGGTGATTCCTATCTCTGCTGCTAAATCATCCAGTGATGTTCCATTAACCAGTTGAGTTACGTAATATGTCATGTTATTTTTAATAACCTCAATGTAATCCTCGTACTGGACATCGTGGAGCATGGTATAATAATCCGCAGGGATAGAGGGGTAAAGTAAGTTTTTGATGTTGTTCATTATTTCAGTTCTGGATGAGGCTATGGTGATGGTTTCCTGGATGAGTTCATAACCCTCAAGTCCCTCTCCCAGAGTATGCAGGCCCAGAGTGATGACATCGTTTTCAAGATCATGTAATTTTAAATGGAGTTCTTCTAACCACGCGTCAAAGTCTTCGTCATCCTGCAGGGGATCAAAACCCAGATCAACTGCGGTTTGAGTAATTTGTATTTTATACTCTTCAGCTAATTCCGTGGCATCAACTTTAACTGCATTTTCGTAGCTGTGGATATAATCATGTAATGTAACTAAATCCCCGTATAATCCTGAGGAAACAATAGCCGGTGTCATGTGACTGATTACCAGGGCAAAAGAGCGGTCTTTGGCCACCATAGCTTCACCGGGGTTGGAGACTATGTAAGGGTAGATGTTGGGTATGGTGGATAACTGGAATGTCCAGTCATCAGCCTGTAATCCAACAGAACGACCTGGTAACCATTCAAGGGTTCCATGAGTACCTAAATGGATCATTACATCTGCCCCAAATACCTGATCTAACCATTTGTAGAAGGCAACATACTGTTGGTGAGGTGGAAGGGTTGCATCATGGTAATTTTCCACTTCTTCCCAGCCACGACTTGGTTGAACTGTAATGAAGACATTTCCACAGACAAGACCTGGAATTACAATGTATTCATCATCATAAACCATTATTTCCCCTAAACCAGATCCCCATTTGGCAACTAACTGTTCTTGAAGTGTTTCAGGTAGTTCATTGAACCATTGCAGGTACTGGGTAAGGTTAACCAGCTGATTATTGGAGGTGAGATTGTCATAGTTTTCTTCCACATAGGCATCGAGAAGTCCCTGTGCCCAGGTACCCTTGTTACCAAATTCAGCAATGATGGTGTAAAGTTCTGTGGCTGTGGGGATATCCTCTTTTTCCATGCCAATATCATAACCTGCATCATAAAGCTGCCCCAATAAGTCATGGAGACTCTGGAAAACATCCAGATAGGATGCTCCCAGTTCAGATTTGCCCGGAGGATAATTATATAAAATTACAGCAATTTTTTTAGCCTCATTCTCTTTTTCTTTAAGAGCAGCCCAGCCAAGGGTTAGTTCAACAACTTTGTCAATTCCTTCCTGTACTGGTATTTCATTTCCATTAGAATCTAAGTATGATACCGGTATTGCTCCGAAAACACCTTCAAATTGAGGTATAGTTACGGAGTAAGTCCATTCAGCTTGTGGTCCAAATTCACTCATGTAACTGTATTGGCTGATGGAGTTGAGAGCCCGGATGATTTCCAGGTTCATGGCGGTGAAATTGTCAATAGCCCCTCCATTGGCCATGTTAGCATAATCCATGGACCAACTATAGAGTGAATTTACAGCAACCACACCACGGGATAATGGACCTGTACCATTAACTCCTTCAACTAATTCAAGTAATAACTGACTCATTGGAGGACTGGTAGCTGATTGGAATATGTTTAATACCGCCCTTCCCTGAGCTTCATAGGTTGTGATCATGGCATCCACCAGGGATCCACCAGGATAGTAACTGGCGATAACTACAAATGAACCAGTTATATCTGATTTAGTGGAGTTGTACCAGCTTTCAAAGGCATTGAAAATCTGATTAGGATCGTTATGTTCTGCTGACCAGGTTAATAACTCGTTGGTCATCCAGTTTAAACTGCCAACTCCATCACCACCATAACCTGGATCCTGTTTTATCCACTCGTTTATTTGTTCTCGGGTGGGAGTAGTTCCGAACACACCATAATCTGGATGGTAGATTCCCCAAGTTGCGCTGGCTAAAATTGGGCCTCTATTCTCTTCAGTAGGGTTTACATCACTCTCTCCTAACAAATAAAATATATAATCTAACATATTCTGCATGTTTTCATTGACGACATCATTATCTTTGATGGCTTCTGCCTGCCAGTAAGAACCGATATATGTATTTTCAAGAGTATTGGGTGTGTTATTCTCCTGGCTTGCCCCTAAAAAGTTCCAGCTACCTAATAAATTTGAAATATAGTTATCAGTGTATATTCCGAAAATGTAAGCAATCATATGGTTTTCATTAGCCAGACTTCCTGCGATGTCCTCTATGGATACAGCACAGGTCTCTGTATACATATCTAACAAGATGAAGTTGGCATACTCTAACATCCAGTGCTTATATGTTTCATCAATGGTGTTGTAACTTTCAATGGTGTAAACACGGCAGCTTAAGTCCATAAGCGCCTGCATCTTATTGAGCTGGCCGTCTACATCGGAAGTACCATAATAACTGATAATAGCTATGTCTGGAATGAATGTATGATCAACAGTTAACGACCCTGTATTAATGGTTACATTTTGAAGGTAATTTTTATAAGTCCGGTACAGAATTTCCAGGATATAATTCCCCTTGTTTAAATTGCTGAAAATGTAGTACCCGGAACTGTCTGTGGTCATGGTGGCTATTATCTGATTGTCGCTTTGGCTTCTTAGATTTACTGTTGCATTGGAAACAGCCACTGCATCAGCCAATTCTCCCACATAATCCCCTGTTGAGTTATCATAGGCATCACGAATAGTTCCACTGATGCCTAATGATGATTCACCATAGTTATATGCGACAAGATCATCCGGTCCCGGGGTTACTGCATTGTTACCCTGGAGGTTACCTCCATTAGAGTACAAGTAATTGTAGGTGATGGTGTTATTTGATGATCCAGTGGTATTTACAGCATATGCACCGGTTGTGTTGATTCTATTAAAGGAGATGGTGTTATTTGGGAACTCTTCCGTGGACCCGCCAGTCATATATATACCGGCATTTCCAGCAGGAATAACATCACCATGATGGGAACCAGCATCAGTGCCCTCATTTCCAATGGTGGTAATGTTATTTTTGTTAATGGTATTTTTACCAGAGTTATGGGCAGCTATTCCGTAGCTATAGTTACCGGTTGCGAAGATTTCATTTTCTTCAATTAGATTGTTATTTGATGTGAATAACTCAAAAGCATAATTAACATCAGCTGATGTGTTTATAACGTTTTTAGATATGTTGCTGGCTGTTGAGGATTCTAAAGTGATCCCATAGCTATAGTTAAGTGCGCTTACATCAATATTATTTTCATTAATGATGGTATTTAAACTATTAAGACCTGCTATGAATCCTGTAGCGAAATAGCTTCCAGTCACGTTAATATTATTCTGTGAAAAAACATTGCCTTCTGCAGAGGTGGAACTATCACCCCAAACGGCCCCTAACACTCCTAAACCATAGGAAAATGGATTGTTTCCAATTACGGTGATGTTGTTATTGGTAACTCTGTTATTATGGCTGTCATAGTAGATATCAATGCCGACCATACTGTTCATGCAGGTGCTAATGGGCATGGTGGCTGTGGTAAATCCAGATGTCAGGAAAACATCATTGGTAGTGATGTTGTTAAGGGAGGAGTACAGTAGTAGGATGCCGTAGGTGGGGAATATTTCATTGATCGCACCAATGTCCTGGCTGAGTGTCAGTGAAGATAAAAAGGATAGAGGAATACTGGTGCCGGTAGTGTTAATTGTGTTGGATAGGATCTGGTTGTTATTTGACTCGTATAGTAGTAGGGCAATGGTAATGAAATCCCCAGTTGTGGTGAGGTTGTTGTCTATGATCTTGTTGTTTCGAGAATCATACAGATAAATAGCATAACTTTCTTCATCATCATCTACAGTAATAGTGTTATTTTCAATGATGTTGTTTTCTGATTCAAAGAGTATTATGCCCTTCTGGTTAACATTATCTATTGTTATGTTGTAAATGGAGGTTCCTGAACCTCCACTGGTTATTTTAATGGTTCCGTTGTGTAATATGGCGTTGAAACCTTTTAAGGTTACTGGAATAGTTATAGTCATGTTTCGATTGTAGAAATCTCCCCATAGATTCAGGGTGCTGTGTGCGCCTACCACCGTATTTTTTAAAATTCCTTCACTGTTAAAAAAGTCACTGTAGTTGGAATCATTTATATCAAATACTGCAAATGGCGTGTCTCCATAGTTACCATTACTGGTATCGCCGGTAACAGAGATTATTGCATCGTTCCCCTCTCTATTACCATTATCTGATATCAAGTAATTATTAGTAATAGTACTGCTGTTACCTTCCCTGGTATCAACTGCATAGGTGCTAGTGGTGGTTATGTGATTAGCAGTTATGGTAGTATCAGCAGGCCATTTATTGGAAGACTGTTTTTCCAACAAAACCCCCGTACTAGCCGAATTTATAATATTGGCAACGATGTTATTACCAGTTACCTGACCATGCACACAAATACCCTCACCACTACCTGTAGTGATGTTATTCCCACTAATAAGACAATTTGACCCTTTCAACTCAATACCATAACCATTACTCAGACTGATAAGATTATCAGAAACCACCGCATCAGACCCGTAAGCAGTGATCCCACTGTGGGTTGAACCATAACCCGTTATAGTATTCCCAGAAACAGTACAGTTAGACGAAAAATAAATACCACAATAAGTTGCGGCGATGGTGTTCCCAATTATTGTGTTACCACCATTATCATGCTCAGAAGAAATACCCCGATAAGCACCAGTAACCGTATTATTAATCACACTGTTATATGCACCCATCACCTGAATACCATAACACCATGAGATATCTGCACCTACACAGGTGTTGTTGATAATTTTGTTATAATAACTCACTCCATTGGACTCAAATTTACCAGAACCCACATTGGAAAGGTAAATACAATCTGCACCATCACTTTCTACATAGTTACCAGAAATCGTGTTGTTATCAGATTCCCCTAGAACAATTGCAGTGTGGGTTCGTTCCGTATCAGAACGTACCGATGTTCTAACTGTATTTCCTACAATGAAATTGTTATTTGAACATGTTAAGGCAATCGCAAAACCATACGGCCCATTACAATGAATATTATTCCCCTGTATCGTGTTATTCTCAGTTTCATATAAAAAAATACCAATCCCATCTTCATTACTATTTTCAATGACTAAATATTTGATGTTTGTCCCGGAACCACCATTTAGGATAGTTATGGTTCCATTAAGCAGTAGTGCAGTTTTATCAAAGCTAATTATGGTTAATGGACGATCGATGATCATGTTTTTGTTGGTGAATGTCCCTGATAAGTCTAAAATGTCTCCTGCAACTATTGATGAACTGATAATGTTCCCTGCACCATTAAAATAGGTTGAATAATTATCATTAGTTATTTGATGCACATTCGCCCCACTAACTGGTGTTTCACCATAATTATCAGAAATTCTATCACCGGTGTTAGAACTTACTGCATTATCCCCTTGTCTGTTACCATTATCTGAAACCAGAGAATTATTGGTGATGGTGGTGTCGGTACCCTCTGCAGAATCAACTGCATAGGTGCTGGTGGTAGTTATATGATTACCAGTTATACTAGTGTAAGCAGGCCGTTTACTGGAAGACTGTTCTTCCAACAACACACCAGTACTATCTGAATTTATGGCATTAGCTATGATACTATTACCAGTCACCTGCCCATGCACATAAATACCCTCATTATTAGTGTTAGTGATATTATTCCTACTTAAAATACAATTTGACCCTTTCAACTCAATACCATACCCATTACTCAGATTGATAAGATTATCAGAAACCACCGCATCAGACCCGTAAGCAGTGATCCCACTGTGGGTTGAACCATAACCTGTTATATTATTATCCGAAACAGTACAGTTAGACGAAAAATAAATACCACAATAAGTTGCGGCGATGGTGTTCCCAATTATTGTGTTACCACCATTATCCTGTTCAGAAGAAATACCCCGATAAGCACCAGTAACCGTATTATTAATCACACTGTTATATGCACCCATCACCTGAATACCATAACACCATGAGGTATCGGCACCGTAAAGAATGTTAGCTATTATATTATTGTATGTGCATGGGTTTCCATTGGCATAATCAGCGAAAGAGAACATACATAGATAAATACAGTTGGAAACACTGGATATAATATTATTATTGCTTATTTTGTTGTAATGAGAATCTCCTAGAATTACCGGGGAATGGGTCCAACCATCAACAGTTTCATATTCTGAAAGGTTATTTCCAGTAATCTGATTGTATTTGGATCCTACTAAAGCAATACAGTGCCCTCTTATCCCATCAGACTGGATAATGTTGCCTTGGATGGTGTTGTTTTCTGTGTTTAAAAGATAAATTCCTTTACAGTTATCCTGGGAATTGTTTATTTTTAAATCAGTGATGTTTGTTCCAGAACCAGCAGATAAGATAGTGATGGTCCCATTGAGGATAAGGGCGGTTTTATCAGTGCTGGTTATGTTCAGAGGACGATCAATGTACATATTTTTATTGCTTATAGTTCCTGAGCAGTCTAAGACATCTCCTCCTACGATGTTGGTGTTATTAATGTATCCTGCTGAATCAAAATAATTACTGTAAGAATCATTGGAGATATTATAGACATTGGCTGCATTAACTGATGTGATATTTGCACATAAACATATCAACAAACCCATTATCATGATAAATTTTAGTTTCTGCATATTACTTCCCCATCAATAAAGTATTTTTTAAAATAATTAAAGTAAAATTTAGTTAATTAAAATAAGAAATTTAAATTATATATAATTTTCTTAAAATAGGATTGTATAATTATTGAAGGTTAACTTAATGGATAACAATATCCCTTCCAGGAGCACTATGATGTAACATTTCAAAATAAGCTATTAATTTTTGTATGATTATAGAGTGCCAAAAAAAACTATACATCCATAATTAGTATTTTGTCAACTTTTCTGAAATATTTTAAAAAGAGGTAAATAATTCCCCAAAAAAATAAATAGGGGGAAATAACGTGTTCATATTTTTTTTATAGTGGTTTTTTTATCCTGTTCCTGTGGTGAATGGACGACTGTACGCTGCTACAGGATTACCAGCAACATCAGTTACACTACCGGCTGCAAGAACCAAGGTATATTTGGTTTTCGCATTAAGCGAGGCATTAGGAGTTACTGTTAAAACCTTACCTGATGTTGAGATGGTCACAGGGACAACAGTTCCACTACTACTCACCAACCGAATACCCGCCGCATTCGCAACAACGATATCCTCATTGAAAGTAGTAGTAATCACCCTATTCACAGCCACATTCACAGCATTACGACCAGGACTACCCCTAACAGCCTTAGGACCAGTACCATCCGTAGTAAACGGACGACTATAAGCTTTCACAGGATTTCCAGCCAAATCAGTTACACTACCGGCTGCAAGAACCAGAGTATACTTAGTGGCTCTGTTAAGCGCTGAAGT includes these proteins:
- a CDS encoding cobaltochelatase subunit CobN, with the translated sequence MQKLKFIMIMGLLICLCANITSVNAANVYNISNDSYSNYFDSAGYINNTNIVGGDVLDCSGTISNKNMYIDRPLNITSTDKTALILNGTITILSAGSGTNITDLKINNSQDNCKGIYLLNTENNTIQGNIIQSDGIRGHCIALVGSKYNQITGNNLSEYETVDGWTHSPVILGDSHYNKISNNNIISSVSNCIYLCMFSFADYANGNPCTYNNIIANILYGADTSWCYGIQVMGAYNSVINNTVTGAYRGISSEQDNGGNTIIGNTIAATYCGIYFSSNCTVSDNNITGYGSTHSGITAYGSDAVVSDNLINLSNGYGIELKGSNCILSRNNITNTNNEGIYVHGQVTGNSIIANAINSDSTGVLLEEQSSSKRPAYTSITGNHITTTSTYAVDSAEGTDTTITNNSLVSDNGNRQGDNAVSSNTGDRISDNYGETPVSGANVHQITNDNYSTYFNGAGNIISSSIVAGDILDLSGTFTNKNMIIDRPLTIISFDKTALLLNGTITILNGGSGTNIKYLVIENSNEDGIGIFLYETENNTIQGNNIHCNGPYGFAIALTCSNNNFIVGNTVRTSVRSDTERTHTAIVLGESDNNTISGNYVESDGADCIYLSNVGSGKFESNGVSYYNKIINNTCVGADISWCYGIQVMGAYNSVINNTVTGAYRGISSEHDNGGNTIIGNTIAATYCGIYFSSNCTVSGNTITGYGSTHSGITAYGSDAVVSDNLISLSNGYGIELKGSNCLISGNNITTGSGEGICVHGQVTGNNIVANIINSASTGVLLEKQSSNKWPADTTITANHITTTSTYAVDTREGNSSTITNNYLISDNGNREGNDAIISVTGDTSNGNYGDTPFAVFDINDSNYSDFFNSEGILKNTVVGAHSTLNLWGDFYNRNMTITIPVTLKGFNAILHNGTIKITSGGSGTSIYNITIDNVNQKGIILFESENNIIENNTITVDDDEESYAIYLYDSRNNKIIDNNLTTTGDFITIALLLYESNNNQILSNTINTTGTSIPLSFLSSLTLSQDIGAINEIFPTYGILLLYSSLNNITTNDVFLTSGFTTATMPISTCMNSMVGIDIYYDSHNNRVTNNNITVIGNNPFSYGLGVLGAVWGDSSTSAEGNVFSQNNINVTGSYFATGFIAGLNSLNTIINENNIDVSALNYSYGITLESSTASNISKNVINTSADVNYAFELFTSNNNLIEENEIFATGNYSYGIAAHNSGKNTINKNNITTIGNEGTDAGSHHGDVIPAGNAGIYMTGGSTEEFPNNTISFNRINTTGAYAVNTTGSSNNTITYNYLYSNGGNLQGNNAVTPGPDDLVAYNYGESSLGISGTIRDAYDNSTGDYVGELADAVAVSNATVNLRSQSDNQIIATMTTDSSGYYIFSNLNKGNYILEILYRTYKNYLQNVTINTGSLTVDHTFIPDIAIISYYGTSDVDGQLNKMQALMDLSCRVYTIESYNTIDETYKHWMLEYANFILLDMYTETCAVSIEDIAGSLANENHMIAYIFGIYTDNYISNLLGSWNFLGASQENNTPNTLENTYIGSYWQAEAIKDNDVVNENMQNMLDYIFYLLGESDVNPTEENRGPILASATWGIYHPDYGVFGTTPTREQINEWIKQDPGYGGDGVGSLNWMTNELLTWSAEHNDPNQIFNAFESWYNSTKSDITGSFVVIASYYPGGSLVDAMITTYEAQGRAVLNIFQSATSPPMSQLLLELVEGVNGTGPLSRGVVAVNSLYSWSMDYANMANGGAIDNFTAMNLEIIRALNSISQYSYMSEFGPQAEWTYSVTIPQFEGVFGAIPVSYLDSNGNEIPVQEGIDKVVELTLGWAALKEKENEAKKIAVILYNYPPGKSELGASYLDVFQSLHDLLGQLYDAGYDIGMEKEDIPTATELYTIIAEFGNKGTWAQGLLDAYVEENYDNLTSNNQLVNLTQYLQWFNELPETLQEQLVAKWGSGLGEIMVYDDEYIVIPGLVCGNVFITVQPSRGWEEVENYHDATLPPHQQYVAFYKWLDQVFGADVMIHLGTHGTLEWLPGRSVGLQADDWTFQLSTIPNIYPYIVSNPGEAMVAKDRSFALVISHMTPAIVSSGLYGDLVTLHDYIHSYENAVKVDATELAEEYKIQITQTAVDLGFDPLQDDEDFDAWLEELHLKLHDLENDVITLGLHTLGEGLEGYELIQETITIASSRTEIMNNIKNLLYPSIPADYYTMLHDVQYEDYIEVIKNNMTYYVTQLVNGTSLDDLAAEIGITNTSVLYINLQFCVETISDLMTNMEWESIMNALSGGYIIPGLSADPSYSDVLPTGTNIYSLDTTRMPSKAAWEAAKKIVDLQLKDYYQEHGEFPETIAQIMWGTELLRTEGIGIAQFLYYLGITPTWSITGNGVVTGIALMDLSELTITLDDGTVINRPRIDVFATAVIGNTDWLELLVGAVSLVNATDESTDVNFVKKHYAENPSLDRIFGLPGAVLEGTGVSNYFSNFSKWENSASVIADCAEIYLSRISNAWTLDENGHIVVSSNRNTFEYLLRNTNLVTQNIDSTWRFLDSDDYYDWFGGALLACQYLGANPDTSIVDIRDQNNMVNRNLKEELEFEVQSMVNNPNYFGSLQNNPSGALQYASRVNNFVAFAMLTKDTDGNSVAGNGLMTSVANTILGSAFASGFDADFKAVAFQSIAASLLQSARKGTWEADPELLQKLANEYLKSYEVAVSCCHHTCGALALNNFAISISSLSMVQLQNFASIMYDATGEMVTLGSQGSPSQPTSPATSAASATSSGAQAGDQPSTSSDSGDQSSSTSTSDSSSESAGDSSSKSYEVSEKNSASGGQSNMPIVAIIGVLILVGLIGVGYFHGRK
- a CDS encoding Ig-like domain-containing protein; protein product: SPGRNAVNVAVNRVITTTFNENIVVANAAGVRLVSSSGTVVPVTVSVSGKVLSVTPTSALNRATKYTLVLAAGSVTDLAGNPVKAYSRPFTTDGTGPKAVRGSPGRNAVNVAVNRVITTTFNEDIVVANAAGIRLVSSSGTVVPVTISTSGKVLTVTPNASLNAKTKYTLVLAAGSVTDVAGNPVAAYSRPFTTGTG